The following are encoded in a window of Shewanella psychrotolerans genomic DNA:
- a CDS encoding NADH:ubiquinone reductase (Na(+)-transporting) subunit B produces the protein MSKPSKKPDVQNDYYAHGQSMRSFFRSLLYLHGRSTKGKVHVRDAIDVKRTMTLVGLCLLPAILFGIYNLGLQAQLAVASGLTAPNVWQLFIFNAIGGGLTEQTGFFGLFGYGLSFYLPIYLTALFVSLFWEVVFAKVRRQELHEGFFVTALLFTMIMPVSTPLWIVALGITFGVIMAKEVFGGMGYNFLNPALAGYAFIYFAYPTQVASLSQFVAVDGFAGATTLVQTAAGKMSFADYSWYQAFSDPLWWDSFFGFTVGTMAETSTLAILIGGLMLILTRLADWRIVVGVMLGMVLTTVMFNLIGSAKNEMFAMPWTWHLVSGGFALGMMFMATDPVTTAYTRQGKFIYGLMIGFMTVLIRVLNLKLPEGIMLAILFANLWAPLFDYVVARLNMKRRLKRNAL, from the coding sequence ATGAGTAAGCCAAGCAAAAAGCCTGACGTTCAAAATGACTACTATGCACATGGTCAGTCAATGCGCAGCTTCTTTCGTTCACTACTCTATTTGCATGGCCGCAGCACCAAGGGGAAGGTGCATGTGCGTGATGCCATTGATGTAAAACGAACAATGACCTTAGTAGGCTTATGTCTACTGCCTGCCATTTTATTTGGTATCTACAATTTGGGCTTACAAGCTCAACTCGCAGTGGCTTCAGGATTAACAGCGCCGAATGTATGGCAACTGTTCATCTTTAACGCGATTGGCGGTGGATTGACTGAACAGACAGGCTTTTTCGGCTTGTTTGGTTATGGTCTTAGCTTCTATCTACCTATCTATCTAACCGCACTATTTGTGAGTCTTTTTTGGGAGGTGGTTTTCGCTAAGGTGCGTCGCCAAGAGCTACACGAAGGCTTCTTCGTTACTGCGCTACTGTTTACCATGATTATGCCTGTATCGACGCCACTATGGATTGTCGCTTTAGGTATCACCTTTGGTGTGATCATGGCGAAAGAGGTGTTTGGTGGTATGGGATATAACTTCCTTAACCCAGCACTTGCGGGTTACGCCTTTATCTATTTTGCCTATCCAACTCAAGTTGCTTCACTTTCTCAGTTTGTTGCGGTTGATGGTTTTGCCGGGGCTACAACCTTAGTGCAAACCGCTGCGGGTAAGATGAGCTTTGCTGATTACAGCTGGTATCAAGCGTTTAGCGATCCTTTATGGTGGGACAGCTTCTTTGGATTTACCGTGGGTACCATGGCTGAAACCAGTACGCTGGCAATCCTAATCGGTGGCTTGATGCTTATTCTAACGCGTCTTGCCGATTGGCGAATCGTGGTTGGTGTGATGTTAGGCATGGTGCTTACTACGGTGATGTTCAATCTTATCGGTTCTGCTAAGAATGAAATGTTTGCCATGCCGTGGACTTGGCACTTGGTTTCTGGTGGTTTTGCCCTCGGTATGATGTTTATGGCAACAGACCCTGTAACCACGGCCTACACCCGTCAAGGCAAGTTTATTTATGGCTTGATGATCGGCTTTATGACAGTACTTATTCGTGTGCTTAACCTCAAACTACCTGAGGGCATTATGTTAGCCATTCTGTTTGCCAACCTTTGGGCACCGTTATTCGATTATGTTGTTGCTCGTCTTAATATGAAGCGGAGGCTAAAGCGTAATGCCTTATAA
- a CDS encoding pseudouridine synthase, whose product MRLDKFVCKSTTLNRQQAVLVISAGEVTVNGNAIVDAAVQVHESNCIEFQGERLLPRPFRYILLNKPKSTLCSNVDGDYPSIFNLLNVPNPDELHIAGRLDADTTGLVLITDDGRWSFNVFNPKYHCQKVYRVRLRDSIEGEHKGEIDGQLVARFKQGLQLPGETKLTLPAKLVYVSEREALLTISEGRYHQVKRMFAAVGNRVVGLHRERVGSIECDVACGEWRYLSDIEVEGFGFSSLSELDNRR is encoded by the coding sequence ATGCGGTTAGACAAATTTGTGTGCAAGAGTACAACCCTTAATCGCCAACAAGCAGTATTGGTTATCTCTGCTGGTGAAGTCACGGTGAATGGCAATGCGATTGTTGATGCGGCCGTGCAGGTACACGAAAGTAATTGCATTGAGTTTCAAGGTGAGCGCCTGTTGCCGCGTCCTTTTCGTTATATATTGTTAAATAAGCCTAAAAGCACCCTATGTTCTAATGTCGATGGGGATTACCCCTCCATCTTTAATTTACTCAATGTGCCGAATCCTGATGAACTGCATATTGCGGGCAGGTTGGACGCGGATACCACCGGGCTGGTACTCATCACCGATGATGGCCGCTGGTCGTTTAATGTGTTTAATCCCAAATATCATTGCCAAAAAGTGTATAGGGTAAGGCTGAGAGATAGCATAGAAGGTGAACACAAAGGCGAGATTGATGGGCAATTGGTGGCTAGGTTTAAACAGGGGTTACAGTTACCCGGTGAGACAAAACTAACGTTGCCAGCCAAACTGGTCTATGTCAGTGAGCGCGAGGCGTTACTGACTATTAGTGAGGGGCGTTACCATCAGGTCAAGCGCATGTTTGCTGCGGTGGGCAATCGTGTTGTTGGCCTGCATCGTGAGCGGGTTGGCAGTATTGAATGTGATGTCGCCTGTGGTGAATGGCGATATTTAAGTGATATTGAGGTTGAGGGTTTCGGCTTTTCTTCGTTAAGTGAGTTAGATAACAGGCGCTAG
- a CDS encoding NADH:ubiquinone reductase (Na(+)-transporting) subunit D, translating to MSKSMTSTRDILTGPIFANNPVAMQVLGVCSALAVSNSMQTALVMTLAVTFVLVFSNLIISTIRNFIPNSVRIIAQMTVIASLVIIVDMILQDVAYELSRQLSVFVGLIITNCIIMGRAEAYAMKMPPHLAVVDALGNAMGYGVILLGVAFVRELLGSGSLFGHEIFATIENGGWYLTNEMFKLPPSAFFLIGLMIWAINVIQRKRG from the coding sequence ATGAGTAAAAGTATGACATCGACTCGGGATATTTTGACCGGTCCTATTTTTGCCAATAACCCTGTTGCGATGCAGGTGCTAGGTGTCTGTTCGGCGCTAGCGGTGAGTAACTCGATGCAAACTGCGCTAGTGATGACACTGGCAGTGACCTTTGTATTGGTGTTCTCAAACCTGATTATTTCGACCATTCGTAACTTTATACCTAATAGTGTGCGAATTATTGCTCAGATGACGGTGATTGCGTCATTGGTGATTATCGTCGACATGATTTTGCAAGACGTGGCCTACGAGTTATCGCGTCAGCTATCGGTATTCGTTGGTTTGATTATTACCAACTGTATCATCATGGGACGCGCAGAAGCCTATGCGATGAAGATGCCACCGCATCTAGCCGTGGTTGATGCTTTGGGCAATGCCATGGGCTATGGCGTTATCTTACTTGGGGTCGCCTTTGTACGTGAACTCCTTGGCAGCGGCAGTTTATTTGGCCATGAGATCTTTGCCACTATCGAAAATGGCGGCTGGTATTTAACCAACGAGATGTTCAAGTTACCACCAAGCGCTTTCTTCTTGATTGGCTTGATGATTTGGGCAATCAACGTCATTCAGCGTAAGCGAGGATAA
- a CDS encoding Na(+)-translocating NADH-quinone reductase subunit C: MTFKKDTVVGTMIFTIILCLSCSFMITGTAEILKERKLAKKRDELKRYVLMAADVDISGDKDFRQIFEKSVTPLLIEIDTGVVDTEANVLDFDERMAAINPDTSSKPKKDTAKIKSRADKARVFKVFNDNGELHAVVLPIYGKGLWSMIYGYVAVKPDFNTIENVVFYEHGETPGIGDFLDDSAWTDKFKGKQLFDKKGKVSFKVVKGGAKEGDVHGVDAVSGATMTGRGVQRAVQFWFGEEGFETFLHKLKASEV; this comes from the coding sequence ATGACATTTAAGAAAGATACCGTAGTGGGGACCATGATCTTCACTATCATTCTCTGCCTCTCTTGTTCATTTATGATCACCGGCACTGCTGAGATCTTGAAAGAACGCAAATTGGCTAAGAAGCGTGACGAATTAAAGCGTTATGTATTGATGGCGGCGGATGTCGATATCAGTGGTGATAAAGATTTTCGTCAAATTTTCGAAAAATCAGTTACGCCACTGTTAATCGAAATTGATACTGGTGTGGTTGATACTGAAGCGAACGTGCTCGATTTTGATGAGCGCATGGCGGCTATCAATCCTGACACCTCAAGTAAGCCGAAGAAAGACACCGCTAAAATCAAAAGCCGCGCCGATAAAGCCCGCGTGTTTAAGGTGTTTAACGATAACGGTGAACTACATGCCGTGGTACTACCGATTTACGGGAAAGGCTTATGGTCGATGATTTATGGCTATGTGGCGGTTAAACCAGACTTTAATACCATCGAAAACGTGGTGTTTTATGAGCATGGTGAAACACCTGGTATTGGTGATTTCCTCGATGATAGTGCTTGGACTGACAAGTTTAAGGGTAAGCAACTATTTGATAAAAAAGGAAAGGTATCTTTCAAGGTGGTTAAAGGCGGCGCTAAAGAAGGCGATGTTCACGGTGTGGATGCGGTGAGCGGTGCGACTATGACAGGGCGTGGCGTACAACGCGCGGTACAGTTCTGGTTTGGTGAGGAAGGCTTTGAGACTTTCCTTCACAAGCTAAAAGCGTCGGAGGTTTAA
- a CDS encoding group I truncated hemoglobin → MMSETSLYERLGGESNIAKVAADIFDTHAANPIIASRYKDSNRDRVIEKVTEFLCMATGGPQEYTGKNMVDTHRGMNINEREYMAVIDDILAVMAKHNVGQQEQQEVLMAAYSLRDEILGQ, encoded by the coding sequence ATGATGAGTGAAACAAGTCTTTATGAACGCCTAGGCGGCGAGTCAAATATAGCCAAAGTTGCAGCCGATATCTTTGATACTCACGCTGCAAATCCGATTATCGCGAGCCGTTACAAAGATTCTAATCGAGATAGGGTTATCGAAAAAGTCACCGAATTTCTTTGCATGGCCACGGGCGGACCGCAGGAATATACCGGCAAGAACATGGTAGATACTCACAGAGGCATGAATATCAATGAGCGAGAATATATGGCGGTGATCGATGATATCTTAGCGGTAATGGCAAAGCATAATGTCGGTCAGCAAGAGCAGCAGGAGGTCTTGATGGCAGCCTATTCGTTGCGAGATGAGATCTTAGGTCAATAA
- the nqrE gene encoding NADH:ubiquinone reductase (Na(+)-transporting) subunit E produces MEHYINLFVQAVFIDNMALSFFMGMCTFLAVSKKVSTSFGLGIAVIVVMMLAVPLNQLIYANVLAPGALAWAGYPELDLSYLQLITFIGVIAALVQILEMFLDKYIPSLYQSLGIFLPLLTVNCAIFAGVIFMANRDYTLAESAVFAAGSGLGWAMAIVMLAGLRERMKFHAIPAGLQGVGITFITTGLMALGFMSFSGISF; encoded by the coding sequence ATGGAACACTATATTAATCTTTTTGTTCAAGCTGTCTTTATCGACAACATGGCTCTGTCATTCTTTATGGGGATGTGTACCTTCCTCGCGGTATCGAAAAAGGTATCGACCTCATTTGGTCTAGGTATCGCCGTTATTGTGGTGATGATGCTAGCCGTACCGCTAAACCAGCTGATCTATGCCAACGTGTTAGCGCCTGGTGCACTCGCTTGGGCAGGCTACCCAGAATTGGATTTGAGCTACCTGCAGCTAATCACCTTTATTGGTGTGATTGCCGCCTTGGTGCAGATTTTGGAAATGTTCTTAGATAAGTACATTCCAAGCCTGTATCAAAGCCTAGGTATCTTTTTGCCACTATTAACCGTGAACTGCGCGATTTTTGCGGGCGTTATTTTCATGGCTAACCGCGACTATACCTTAGCTGAATCGGCGGTATTTGCCGCAGGTTCGGGACTGGGTTGGGCAATGGCGATTGTGATGTTGGCAGGCCTACGTGAGCGGATGAAGTTTCATGCAATTCCTGCTGGGCTTCAAGGTGTTGGTATCACCTTTATTACCACGGGCTTGATGGCTTTGGGCTTTATGTCTTTCTCTGGGATTTCGTTTTAA
- a CDS encoding putative quinol monooxygenase produces the protein MSSRVFVIAQFRPKAGKEAQLFEVLKALEPDALREQGCIQYILTRQIDHPSATRTDYPIVFNEIWADGESWAAHGRRKQIQHFFDTQVAATDGLVDDAIVTAYTDEGYNYDAPVFI, from the coding sequence ATGTCATCACGTGTTTTTGTTATCGCTCAATTTCGTCCCAAAGCAGGTAAAGAGGCCCAGCTATTTGAAGTCCTCAAAGCGTTAGAGCCAGATGCGCTGCGCGAACAAGGTTGTATTCAATACATCTTGACCCGTCAAATTGATCATCCGAGTGCGACCCGCACTGACTATCCAATCGTGTTTAATGAAATTTGGGCCGATGGCGAAAGCTGGGCAGCCCATGGACGCCGCAAACAGATACAGCACTTCTTTGATACCCAAGTTGCCGCCACTGACGGCTTAGTTGACGACGCAATTGTTACCGCTTACACAGACGAGGGTTATAACTACGACGCCCCCGTATTTATATAA
- the nqrF gene encoding NADH:ubiquinone reductase (Na(+)-transporting) subunit F — translation MEMAIGIGMFTIVVCVLVMVILLAKSKLVINGDITIGINDDEEKRITTTAGDKLLGALAGKNIFIPSACGGGGTCGQCRVTVKSGGGDILATELDHISKKEAKEGCRLACQVAVKTDMELEIEEEIFGVKKWQCEVISNDNQATFIKELLLKLPEGEDVKFKAGGYIQIEAPAHQVKYSDFDIPAEYRDDWEKYNLFDLVSTCEEDVLRAYSMANYPDEKGLIMLNVRIATPPSEGLPPGKMSSYIFNLKAGDKVTISGPFGEFFVKETDAEMVFVGGGAGMAPMRSHIFNQLKAEKTKRKMTFWYGARSCREIFYKEDFDKLAEENDNFEWHVALSDPLPEDNWDGYTGFIHNVLYENYLKNHKAPEDCEFYMCGPPIMNSSVINMLENLGVEQENILLDDFGD, via the coding sequence ATGGAAATGGCAATAGGCATAGGCATGTTCACCATCGTGGTGTGTGTGCTGGTTATGGTGATATTACTCGCCAAAAGCAAGCTGGTCATCAATGGTGATATCACTATTGGTATTAACGATGACGAAGAGAAGCGCATCACTACAACGGCTGGTGACAAGTTACTTGGCGCACTGGCAGGTAAAAATATCTTTATTCCATCGGCGTGTGGCGGCGGTGGGACTTGTGGTCAGTGCCGGGTGACGGTGAAGTCGGGCGGTGGCGATATTCTGGCGACAGAGCTTGACCATATCAGTAAGAAAGAGGCCAAAGAAGGCTGCCGATTAGCCTGTCAGGTGGCGGTTAAAACGGATATGGAGCTTGAGATCGAAGAAGAGATCTTCGGCGTGAAGAAGTGGCAATGTGAGGTGATCTCTAACGATAACCAAGCCACCTTTATTAAAGAATTACTGCTGAAACTGCCAGAAGGCGAAGATGTTAAGTTTAAGGCGGGTGGTTATATTCAAATCGAAGCGCCAGCGCATCAAGTGAAGTACAGCGATTTCGATATTCCTGCTGAGTATCGTGATGACTGGGAAAAATATAACTTGTTTGATTTAGTTTCAACCTGTGAAGAGGACGTACTGCGTGCTTACTCAATGGCAAACTACCCAGACGAGAAAGGCCTGATCATGCTTAACGTGCGTATTGCTACGCCGCCTTCAGAAGGCTTGCCGCCAGGTAAGATGTCATCTTACATCTTTAACCTTAAGGCGGGTGACAAGGTGACTATTTCAGGCCCATTTGGTGAGTTTTTCGTTAAAGAAACCGATGCCGAAATGGTATTTGTTGGCGGTGGTGCGGGTATGGCACCGATGCGCTCGCACATCTTTAACCAGTTAAAAGCTGAGAAGACCAAGCGTAAGATGACTTTCTGGTATGGCGCGCGTTCATGTCGTGAAATTTTCTACAAGGAAGATTTCGATAAACTTGCTGAAGAAAATGATAACTTCGAGTGGCATGTGGCCTTGTCTGATCCGCTTCCTGAAGATAATTGGGATGGCTACACAGGCTTTATCCATAACGTACTTTATGAAAACTACTTGAAGAATCATAAAGCGCCAGAAGATTGTGAGTTCTACATGTGTGGCCCTCCAATCATGAACTCTTCGGTGATCAACATGCTGGAAAACTTAGGTGTTGAACAAGAGAACATCTTACTCGATGACTTTGGTGATTAG
- a CDS encoding hybrid sensor histidine kinase/response regulator gives MVYNKNAFIYFFIGFFITSLVVSMAWIHSEHEFNEVYVKQSSAVMNSSEDMFFQHRILIDSIQSFLNTSSEISFSEFEAFTKDLLKVKSAVAFTLTKDLNIAYVSDSEYLNELSNLKIEVNSDDTPAVFLSDYTLLTLPTIFPDMPYLVYAISHQRMQKRMDKQKNICVAYKIRGELIENSACDDTFDSEWFSWFKYSTVENFSETEHFDAYSLKTEYRVPFRDVVGLLLILLMISILGLAFSVLWFFKARNAEKLRKIHLINRSKIAILSSINHEIRTPINALIGYSRILREQTSLSDSQSIIVDKMLWSANLLNSVAENTLNYSKAQTGTLTLNIDRVNVRDYVKRIEQYYQVLSNTSNKYLQVKISDEVPDFVEVDSTKLFQIITNLINNAFKYSSDDRVELHLDMINRFFNAEARSFLRVLIRDFGEGMPNSAKSVLSRPFLQEDSLSSIRGSGIGLGLHTCKGIISLIGGRFWLSSHSGDGTKVLFHFPCRPLAKSPTLSRELVNAPLLLVDDNLFNLEAGKALLSNHQFKPVTVDNAEDALRLKATLSPKIVVVDYRLKEIDGLSLIRQMKKLDEDDSVRYFILSANDKSEILDHESYPYVCFLQKPLNIGLFRSQLMTGCCPACMKT, from the coding sequence GTGGTTTATAATAAAAATGCTTTCATTTATTTTTTTATTGGTTTCTTTATTACATCTTTAGTTGTTTCTATGGCTTGGATACATTCTGAGCATGAGTTTAACGAGGTGTATGTAAAGCAGTCAAGTGCAGTAATGAATTCATCTGAAGATATGTTTTTTCAGCATAGAATATTGATAGATTCTATTCAATCATTCTTAAATACATCATCAGAAATATCTTTTTCAGAATTTGAAGCTTTCACAAAAGACCTTCTTAAAGTTAAATCTGCGGTAGCATTTACTTTAACTAAAGATTTAAATATAGCCTATGTGTCTGATTCGGAGTACCTTAACGAACTATCTAATCTGAAAATTGAAGTTAATTCAGATGACACTCCTGCTGTGTTTTTATCTGATTATACGTTATTGACTTTACCTACGATTTTTCCTGATATGCCATATTTGGTCTACGCAATATCTCATCAACGAATGCAAAAAAGAATGGATAAACAGAAAAACATTTGTGTCGCATATAAAATACGTGGTGAATTAATAGAAAATTCTGCATGTGATGATACTTTTGATTCAGAATGGTTTTCTTGGTTTAAGTATTCCACTGTCGAGAATTTTTCTGAAACGGAACATTTTGATGCATATTCACTTAAAACAGAATATAGGGTTCCGTTTAGAGATGTTGTTGGATTGTTATTGATTTTACTGATGATATCGATTTTAGGGTTGGCTTTTTCTGTTTTATGGTTTTTTAAAGCTAGGAACGCTGAAAAACTGAGAAAAATACATCTTATCAATCGTTCTAAGATTGCAATTCTATCCAGCATAAATCATGAAATCCGTACACCTATCAATGCCTTAATTGGTTATAGTCGGATATTACGCGAACAGACTAGTTTGAGTGACTCACAGTCCATTATTGTCGATAAGATGCTTTGGTCAGCTAATTTGCTGAACTCAGTTGCGGAAAATACGCTTAATTACAGTAAGGCGCAGACAGGGACATTAACGCTTAATATTGATCGGGTTAATGTTAGGGATTATGTCAAAAGAATAGAACAGTATTATCAGGTACTAAGCAATACTTCGAATAAGTACTTGCAAGTAAAAATAAGCGATGAAGTTCCAGATTTTGTCGAGGTTGATAGTACTAAATTATTTCAAATTATTACTAACCTTATCAATAATGCATTCAAGTACAGTAGTGACGATCGAGTTGAATTGCATTTGGATATGATTAACAGGTTTTTTAATGCTGAAGCGCGTTCATTTCTCCGTGTTCTAATACGTGATTTCGGGGAGGGGATGCCTAATTCAGCAAAAAGCGTTTTGTCGCGGCCTTTTCTACAAGAGGATTCATTGAGTTCAATTCGTGGTTCTGGTATCGGTTTAGGCCTTCACACTTGTAAAGGGATCATATCACTGATTGGGGGGCGATTTTGGCTTAGCAGTCATAGCGGTGATGGAACCAAAGTTTTGTTTCACTTTCCGTGCCGGCCTCTAGCGAAAAGTCCGACACTATCCCGAGAACTGGTTAACGCTCCTTTATTACTTGTTGACGATAATTTATTTAATTTGGAGGCGGGCAAGGCATTGTTGAGTAATCATCAATTTAAACCAGTCACCGTAGATAACGCTGAAGACGCATTGAGGTTAAAGGCGACTCTTTCACCCAAGATAGTGGTTGTGGATTACCGACTCAAGGAAATTGATGGCTTAAGTTTAATTCGTCAGATGAAAAAGTTAGATGAGGATGATTCCGTTCGCTACTTTATTCTGTCTGCAAATGATAAGAGTGAGATATTGGATCATGAATCGTATCCCTATGTGTGTTTTTTGCAGAAGCCGTTAAATATTGGGCTGTTTCGCAGTCAATTAATGACTGGATGTTGTCCTGCCTGCATGAAAACTTGA
- a CDS encoding Na(+)-translocating NADH-quinone reductase subunit A, with product MAGFSDKIKIIKKGLDVPIAGEPRQEIESSSLPVKVALLGEEYVGLKPTLLVEVGDRVKKGQPIFEDKKTPGVLFTAPASGVVVEINRGERRVLQSVVIAVEGDEQVLFSRVDDLSQLSREAVQQNLVESGLWTALRTRPFSRVPQLDSEPSAIFVNAMDTNPLAADPRVIIAEQAEAFAAGLQVVSYLTQGKVYLCHDAGDALPGADLAKVESHRFGGVHPAGLVGTHIHFIQPASLERPVWHLGYQDVIAYGKLFLTGELYTDRVVALGGPRAINPRLLRTQLGAQLSALVEGEVKPGNNRVVSGSILSGHTAKDVHDFLGRFHQQISVLEEDDQHQFLSWVRGGSDKFSITRAVTSRFSSTKRLFNLTTHAGGSQRAMIAFGQLDRVMPLDILPLLLMRDLVVRDTDEAQLLGALELDEEDLALCTFVSPGKYDYGQELRICLDIIEREG from the coding sequence ATGGCAGGTTTCTCAGACAAGATTAAGATAATTAAGAAGGGTCTAGATGTGCCCATCGCCGGTGAGCCAAGGCAGGAGATTGAATCATCATCTCTGCCCGTTAAAGTGGCTTTACTCGGTGAGGAGTATGTAGGCTTAAAACCCACTCTTTTGGTTGAAGTTGGCGACCGTGTAAAAAAAGGTCAACCAATTTTTGAAGACAAAAAGACACCCGGGGTGCTATTTACCGCACCAGCTAGCGGTGTCGTTGTCGAGATCAATCGTGGCGAGCGCCGAGTGCTGCAATCGGTTGTGATTGCTGTTGAAGGTGATGAGCAGGTGTTATTTTCAAGGGTTGATGACCTGTCTCAGTTAAGCCGTGAAGCGGTGCAACAAAACCTCGTAGAGAGTGGATTGTGGACGGCGCTACGAACTCGACCTTTTTCGCGCGTTCCTCAGCTCGATTCTGAGCCATCAGCTATTTTCGTTAATGCAATGGATACCAATCCGTTAGCAGCCGACCCTCGCGTCATCATTGCCGAGCAAGCTGAGGCCTTTGCCGCTGGTTTGCAAGTGGTGAGTTATTTAACTCAAGGCAAAGTTTATCTTTGCCATGATGCTGGCGATGCTCTACCTGGCGCAGATTTAGCAAAAGTGGAAAGTCATCGTTTTGGTGGGGTTCATCCTGCTGGACTTGTTGGCACCCACATTCATTTTATTCAACCTGCGAGTTTAGAGCGTCCTGTATGGCATCTGGGATACCAAGATGTTATTGCTTACGGCAAGTTGTTTCTCACTGGCGAACTTTATACTGATCGTGTTGTTGCGCTAGGAGGACCAAGAGCCATTAATCCTCGTTTGTTGCGTACTCAACTTGGTGCACAATTGAGCGCTTTAGTTGAGGGCGAAGTCAAGCCTGGTAACAATCGTGTGGTATCTGGTTCGATTCTTTCTGGCCATACCGCTAAGGACGTTCACGATTTTCTTGGTCGTTTTCATCAACAAATTTCTGTATTGGAAGAAGATGATCAGCACCAGTTCTTATCATGGGTGCGTGGTGGTTCAGATAAGTTTTCCATTACACGCGCAGTGACCTCGCGTTTTAGCAGTACCAAGCGCTTATTCAACTTAACGACGCATGCGGGTGGCTCTCAAAGAGCGATGATTGCATTTGGTCAGTTAGATCGTGTAATGCCACTCGATATTTTACCTTTGCTTTTGATGCGTGATCTTGTGGTTCGAGATACCGATGAAGCACAGTTGCTTGGTGCATTAGAGTTAGATGAAGAAGATTTAGCGTTATGTACGTTTGTGTCTCCGGGGAAATATGACTACGGACAAGAACTACGTATCTGCTTAGATATTATTGAGAGGGAAGGTTAA
- a CDS encoding DUF3300 domain-containing protein — MNSIKQGTFILLIALLPLFVAPAVFAIDTPTEHIDEIQFSEAELAQILAPIALYPDSLLTHILIASTYPLEVVQANRWREQHKDLQASEAVNQAEDKDWDPSVVALVAFPTVLEKLSEDLNWTQKLGDAFLQDEQQVLSSIQMLRRQADDANSLDDMDNMRVTKVNQEIIIEPARKEIVYVPVYDTRVVYGHWRWYNYPPVYWVYPPRYAIGYPNHISSHFYWHSGIQISFNYYFSAFHWHNRHIVVTHHRHSNHYRPRTRIVSSSGAQRWAHKPQHRRGVAYRSTVVKQRYNSHRPSTLQTKQLRSAERYGNAAKPKHYSTTQVKQKREQGFRHKLANSHANADRNIKANQRPEFKSSYKRDSAQRQINSSATTYKSDGNKQSRNSAYRVESPKTKPVVGQDRTHQRNKSIQRHKGVQRELSPQRNNNTQRDKRAQPKTQYRAQANHQASRERSKYSSQGRTKQREH, encoded by the coding sequence ATGAACAGCATAAAACAAGGAACTTTCATCCTGCTTATCGCCCTACTACCGCTATTCGTTGCACCAGCAGTATTCGCGATTGACACCCCCACAGAACATATCGATGAGATACAGTTTAGTGAGGCAGAGCTGGCGCAGATATTAGCGCCTATCGCACTCTACCCTGATAGCCTACTAACCCATATTCTCATCGCATCGACTTACCCTTTAGAGGTTGTCCAAGCCAATCGCTGGCGTGAACAACATAAAGATCTGCAAGCCAGTGAAGCCGTTAACCAAGCAGAAGATAAAGATTGGGACCCCAGTGTCGTCGCGTTAGTGGCGTTTCCGACTGTCTTAGAAAAGCTCAGCGAGGATCTCAATTGGACGCAAAAACTTGGTGATGCTTTTCTACAAGATGAGCAGCAAGTACTGAGCAGCATTCAAATGCTACGCAGACAAGCCGATGATGCCAATAGCTTAGATGATATGGACAATATGAGGGTGACCAAAGTCAACCAAGAGATCATCATAGAGCCAGCAAGAAAAGAGATTGTTTACGTACCCGTTTATGATACTCGTGTCGTCTATGGTCATTGGCGCTGGTACAACTATCCGCCAGTGTATTGGGTTTATCCGCCACGTTATGCCATTGGTTATCCAAACCACATATCGAGTCATTTTTATTGGCACAGTGGCATACAAATTAGCTTTAACTACTACTTTAGTGCGTTTCACTGGCACAACCGCCATATAGTCGTGACCCACCACCGCCACTCGAATCACTATCGTCCGCGTACGCGTATCGTATCAAGTAGCGGTGCACAGCGTTGGGCTCACAAACCACAGCATAGACGCGGCGTAGCGTATCGCTCAACGGTGGTTAAACAGCGCTATAACAGTCATCGACCAAGTACACTGCAAACCAAGCAACTAAGAAGTGCTGAACGTTATGGTAACGCTGCCAAGCCCAAGCACTACAGCACGACTCAAGTTAAACAGAAACGTGAACAGGGTTTTCGTCATAAACTCGCAAACAGTCATGCCAATGCTGACCGAAATATTAAAGCAAACCAAAGACCTGAGTTTAAAAGTAGCTATAAGAGAGATAGTGCTCAACGACAGATAAACAGCTCTGCCACAACGTATAAATCAGATGGTAACAAGCAGTCTAGGAATTCGGCCTATAGGGTCGAGTCACCCAAAACGAAGCCCGTTGTAGGACAAGATAGGACGCATCAAAGGAATAAGAGTATTCAGCGACATAAAGGTGTTCAGCGAGAGCTGAGTCCGCAACGTAATAACAACACCCAACGGGATAAGCGCGCTCAACCAAAAACTCAATATCGCGCTCAAGCTAATCACCAAGCTAGCCGCGAACGTTCAAAGTACAGCTCACAAGGCCGAACAAAGCAACGAGAGCACTAA